A genome region from Proteus vulgaris includes the following:
- a CDS encoding DNA polymerase III subunit theta has translation MNLANLTQEEKDKINVDLVASGVASEVERQQPAHLRAYFNERLAFYRERSKKLPDGSSVQYLKAE, from the coding sequence ATGAACCTCGCAAACTTAACTCAAGAAGAAAAAGACAAGATTAATGTCGATTTAGTAGCTTCAGGTGTCGCGTCCGAAGTTGAACGACAACAGCCAGCACATTTGAGAGCGTACTTTAATGAACGACTAGCGTTTTATCGTGAGAGAAGTAAGAAGTTGCCAGATGGGAGCTCGGTGCAGTATTTGAAAGCGGAGTGA